The genomic region TCCCGCCTGTTTTCTGCGGAATGTAGCACGGCGGCCACCCCGCGTGGGTGGGGCTCGTATGGTTGTGTCCTTGCTGGTTGGGAAAGGAGGTGCCGGAAACTTCAAACCACGGCCAGGGTACAACGTGTCCGCTTAGGCGGCGGTATGCGCCGCCATCTTCTTTGCGGGCAAAGGCCGAAAAAAGTTTGGTACTCCACTTTCACCCGCTGAGCCGATGGAGGGCATCACCCGCTGCCTCAGCACTCCGGTGACGTGCAATCGGGGTCCCCTCTTTCAAGGCTGATTTCTGGTGGCACGTCGAAGCCTGCCAAGGCGGGGAAAGGGGACGCCGCCTCTCTCCCGGATGTAAGATGGCGGCGCGGGGGGCGGCCTGGTGGGGCGGTCACGTGGTGAGGAGTAGCGCGCGAGCTTCCTTAAGTGATCTCTAAGGTTCGTCCGGACGCACAGGAGCAGCGGAGCGCGAGACGGGTCTTGTGTCCGCACGCGTCGAGTCGTCGCTGTCGCCACCCGGGCCATCGCCCGGCCCGGTTTCACTGTTAAGGGGTTTTCGTTTGTTCCGTTTTCGCCTCCTGTAGCGCTGAACGGGAATTCCCCGAAGGGTGCTGGGGAACGGGTGGCCTGGGGACTTCCCGGCTATGCCTTGGCTGCTGTTTGGCGGAGCCGGCGGCAGCCTCTGCTGGATGCACCCCGGCGATTATCGGCGCCGAGAGCGGGCCGGCGGCGGGTTCGACAGCGCGGCGCGGGTGGGGGCGCGGGTGCCGGACTCGGCcgcagcccagcccccaccggGGGCTCGGAGCAGGGAGGGGCGCGAGCGGCGCAGCTCGGGACGTGGCGGCAGCTCCTAGCGGGCGAAGCGCGGGAGCGCTGCTCGCTGCCTCTCGGGGGCAGTCCAGAACCAGTTGGTGTCTGACTGCGCTTTTGCCGCCCATTTCCTGCTTTCGAGCGGCTGAGGCGACGCGCTCCCTTCGGGCAGTGGAGGGAGCGGCTCTCTCCGCAGGACAccgccttctttctctcttcagaGCGGTGGCTGACGTAGAGAACGCCGGCTGTAACACCCGGGCGCCGGCGCCGGCTCTCATCCCCGTAGCTCTCGGGGGGCGCCGGGAGCAGCCGAGCCGCTGGGTGCTGGGCGGGGTCTCCGGGCGCGGCGCGGTggggaaggcaaaggaaaagaagGGGCGGCGGGCCGACGTCGGCGGCGAGGAAGGACGGAGGAGCGCCGGAGCCGCTTTGCTGCCCTCCGCGTGGTCCCGTGCCTCCCCGACACCATGGCCCTGGCTGAGGTAGTAGTTTGTGCTGTTGGTCGGGTTGTGACATTGCCCGCTGTGGAGATAACTGCGCAAGCTACTGCCTTGCTAGTGCTGGTGATGCTCAGCGCCGCGGAGGACAATGGCTGGGAATCCCCTTTGTTTTCCGGGGCGCTGCCTGGGGACAGCCCGCGAAGCCTCGGCGCCCGGCCGGCGCGGCCACCACCGGAACCGTTAGTTTCACATTTTCCTAGaaggaattgaggggagtggggTGGACCGCGATGCATTTTAAAGGTTGGGAAAGAGCTAAGCCATTGGATTCCTTTTCTTGAAGGAAGGAGTGGAATTGTGTAAGATAATTGATACAGATAACTTTTTCACCCTGAAAAATTCTAACACTTCTTTCAGCAGTTAAATGCCAAATTTAGTGTGTACCTGTTTTACTTCATTCTTTAGCTCTAGGTTGGAGTGGTGTGAGCGATCTGCAGAACTGGCATTAGAGGGGCAGAAGTAGACCTGATAATTAAAGTTTATGCCTTAACATTTTAGATCTGGTTTCTGATATGCTCTCTTAGTAAATCTGAGCGTGTCTTTAAAAACGTAAACCCAAAGCAATTTAAAGTTTCTCTTTAAACTTTGCAACTCGCGAATGAGAAGATTGAAATTATTTGTAGGTAATTGCACTATTCCGATTTTTTAATGTATGAGGCAAACAAATAAATTCTATGTACAGTGTGCTGtgaatggttttgttttttgttttttctttttagtttaacCTTGGGTCTCAGATTCCGCTGGTGTGGTGggttggttttttggtttttatggcTTTTGATTCTAATGTTATGTGGTACTTATGTCTTTGAGGTTTTGTATGGGAGAAGAGGACTAGGAATTGAAAGTGGTTTCTAGATTTGAGTTTAAAATCTACTAACACTCATTTTGATTCCTGAGTGGCCACTACTCCTAACAGGAAAATACCTTTGCATAGAGAAAAAAGGTAGTTTGGATAACTAATGAAAATACTCAGTGTTCTAATACCCTGAAGTCTGCGTGGAAAACAAGATActtgtatttttacattttatttcactgagGGAAGTAAGTGGTCAGTTTTAGTACTTTTCTTTGAAAACTGATCTGTATTTATACAGAATAGGTAGTTTTGAATATAATGTAATCACAATTTTGTATGGTTTTCTGATGctcagttgaaaaaaaaataaggcagtTCTTAAAACCAACCAAACCAAACCCTTCAGCAGGAGTTTGATGCTTTTATCATTCAAAAGTGATCTAATATATGTACCTTGGTTGGGTTTGGTTTAGCCTTGAGAATAACCTTACTTAATCTGATCTCATCAGGATGGAGCCGCCTCATTGTGGGAAGGGCGGTGAAGAACCTTATCTTGAATCttaggatgcagaaaatgcttgaATGTTGGCTCTTGAAGTTTGATTTTCTTGGTAGCAAAGCAGAGTAAATTCAAGGCTTTGTTAAGTGCttgttttcttaaataatgaAAACCTCTGCGGTGCTGTGTCAAATCTTGGTTTATGGAGAAACTAATCATAACATGCTAAtttcattatgattttattttccaaaacactTCATTCAACCAACCGAGGTAATCATCCAACCCACTACACTCTAACATTTTTATGCAGAATCAACAGTTGTTAATCTGCACCCCAAAGTATAACAAATTCTGCTGGTAATTTAAACTAAGTGGATAAGCACACCAGAAATGCTCAATGTCCTATACAGATAAACTATTCATACTTTATATCTTGtgcttttaaagtaaattttatccACAACTACATATTGCCCAAATAGTAGTAACATTTTTGAGTTATTGGATGTAAAAGTCCTTTGAGAGGTTAACTGTTTTCCTAAGTTACAAGAGAAAATACTGCCACCAGCCGACCTGTTTTAGTCCCATAGCtatatttctgctctaatctccaattttaaaaatgaatctgcTAATTACATTTGTCTACACACCAACTGAAAATTACCAACTGAACATTGTCCTTGTTGACAGTTTCCCACAAGATGAATTTGATTTATCAAAAATACAGCTTTCTGAACTTAGTATTATTGACATTTACTTGGTGCAGTTAACTTTTTTGTTAAAGGTCTGTTGTCAATCATTTAAGTAATTTGTAGTTGTAAAAAGCCACTGATGGAAAGTAATAAGGCAGTATTTTGAGTGCCCTTCTCAATAAGTACATACTAAACCAAAGGAAAGCTGGGTTATggtaataacattttaataaatgccATCCTCAATTGGAAATGGAGACGGTGTTATGGTATATAGGGCACACCATATGGAGAAGATTCTTGGAGAACACAGTTTTGCTTCATACTTCAAAATTCCTGATTGCTAATCTTACATAGAAAAGCTTTGTTgacaagctattttaaaataaccttttgGCAGGTAGGCAAGACTGACTGGCAAGGGTGCACTGAAGACATTGTGTCTTGTGGAGTGGTCCCCAAAGAATTCCTGCCAGAGGCACCTGACAGCACAAATTAGCTCTTCAGTGTACAAGCACAAAGCACCAAAAAGGCTGAGATTTCTTCCTAGCTACATGCTCTCTCCCACTATTGTTTATTACACTCCACCTGCTCCATGGTGAAGCTGACAAAGGAGATACTATTAATTTCCTTTCCCACTGAATAATCCCCTCTGTAATTTCTACAACAAAAGGTAAATAGGGCAATCATCTTCGAAAATGAATTAGGCCAGATTGGTAGTACCCAAAAGGAGAATTAATGACCATTGTCATAAACTCTGAAAAGCTGTTGGCGCTACTGATAATCTAGATAATTaagtaaaaatttgaaaattacttCTAAGATTGTCTAATGAAGTTCACTAAGTGTTTTTGTTAGGTTATCACTATTGGGCACCATGAGGAAAGCAAAATAATTGTATAGCTAGGAAAGATGTTACATGAAGTGTTTAAGAATCAAAAtgtaattagctgagtgtggtggtggtgcgtgcctgtagtccccactgaggtgggaggatctcatgagcccaggactttgaggctacagtgagccatgattgcaccactgcagcctgggcaacagagtgagactgtccaaaaaaaaaaaaatcaatgtgagcTCAATGCAGtgatgtgcacctataatcccaggtactctggaggctgaggcaggagagtcactggagcccagtagtttgagacctgcctggacaaAACAGTTGAcattctgtctcaagaaattaaataaagaatCAAAATGTGGGCAGGTGAGAAAAACATTAGTGACCTACTTCACTTTTGAGACCTGACAGAAAAGTGATTGAATGAGCTAAGTAAGGGAAGGGAAGTATGGAACACTTCAAATAGTATAGTAATTTAGGGAGTTCTTTTGGTTAGGTTTGTTGCCTGAGATCTTGGAGATGACAATCGCAGTGATGATATTCTAGGTGATTTACAGTTTACTTTCGTATTATCTGCTACAAATACGCTGGGAGTgtcatcagaattaaaagaaatattagcAGTTCTACATGGAATTTATGTGTTTTCTTATCTcaagttgaaaatttttttttggttaaatttgttTTACAGTTACCTTTCTTTAAAAGTGCTGTTTTGTtcagatgtaatggaattgtgCCTACACAGGATTTTTGGCCACTAAATTTGTGAATAGGGTCCTTCAAAGGCATACTATTGACATCCGATAGTGT from Pongo pygmaeus isolate AG05252 chromosome 10, NHGRI_mPonPyg2-v2.0_pri, whole genome shotgun sequence harbors:
- the LOC129010169 gene encoding putative uncharacterized protein encoded by LINC01465 encodes the protein MRAGAGARVLQPAFSTSATALKRERRRCPAERAAPSTARRERVASAARKQEMGGKSAVRHQLVLDCPREAASSAPALRPLGAAATSRAAPLAPLPAPSPRWGLGCGRVRHPRPHPRRAVEPAAGPLSAPIIAGVHPAEAAAGSAKQQPRHSREVPRPPVPQHPSGNSRSALQEAKTEQTKTP